The Rhodospirillaceae bacterium genomic sequence TGCTGCTGAAAAAATATTACATGGGGTATTGGACGGCGCTAAGGGGTTGATCCATGGGGTGACCTGCGGGGCTGGCATGCCCTATAAAATTGCAGAAATTTGCTCGGGCTATGGGGTTTATTATTATCCTATTATCTCTTCAGCCCGGGCCTTTCGTGCCTTATGGAAACGCGCCTATCACAAGTTTCGCGATAAATTGGGGGCGGTTGTTTATGAAGACCCTTGGCTTGCAGGCGGCCATAACGGCCTTTCCAATAATGAAGATCCCTTAAAACCCCAAGACCCTTACCCGCGGGTGGTAGAGTTGCGCCGTTTAATGCGGGAAGAATGCGGGTTGGGGGATACGGTCATTGTGATGGCCGGGGGGGTTTGGTGCTTACGGGAGTGGGGAAAATGGATTGATAATCCTGATCTGGGTCCGATTGCCTTCCAGTTTGGTACAAGGCCGTTATTAACCGTTGAAAGTCCTATTTCTGAAGCTTGGAAACACAGGTTATTACATTTGAAAAAAGGCGATATTTTCCTCAATAGATTTAGCCCAACGGGATTTTATTCCTCAGCGGTGATCAACCCGTTCTTGGAGGATTTGCAAGCAAGATCAGAAAGGCAGATTGCCTATAGCTTAGATCCGGTTGGGGAACATCAAACAGCTTTTGCGATTGGTGTGCGCGGCAGGATCGTTTATGTAACGGGTCCCGACAAAAAACGTGCGGAAGCCTGGATCAGCGAAGGACATGCGGAAGTGCTGCGTACGCCAGATTCAACACTTGTTTTTGTAACGCCAGCCAAAGCTAATGAAATTCGGACGGATCAAATCAATTGTATGGGATGTCTAAGTGCCTGTGCCTTTTCCAACTGGGCACAGAATGAGGAAGGAACTACGGGTAAAAAAGCCGATCCGCGTTCTTTTTGTATCCAAAAAACCTTACAAGAGATCAGCCATTCAAACGATATTGAAAACCAGCTTATGTTTGCAGGGCATAATGCTTACCGCTTTGCTGGCGACCCTTTTTATAAAAATGGATTTATCCCAACAGTCAAACAATTGGTGGAACGTCTTTTAACAGGGGAATAAAATGACCATTCAGAAAAATAAGCTGCCCGTGGAAGAACAAATCCCTGCGATATTACAATTGATCTTTGAAAAAATTAGTCAGCAATATCAAGAATTAAGCTGTTTTGCGGATAAAGCTGATGATTTAGGATTTAACGATCTGGCGGCTGTTTTGCGCTCCATGGCGGATAAGAAAAAAGAACAGTCCGGCTATTGTTTAACATTTTTATATCCCTGGCTGGCAGAGGACGATCAAGAATCATTGTCCCCTGAAGGCATCATCCGTAAAATTTTGGGGGCTTTACAGTATCATGCAACGGGGAAAGAATTTTCCCACCAAATAGCCCACGCAGTGCCCTCGCAGGGCTTTGGCACCCTTAAAAGCTTCTTTGCCAATCTTGAGGCAACGGAACAATTTCACCGTCAGCGGTTACAAAAGGTGCTTGCTACCCTTAATTAGTTTGCTGCTGGGCGTCTTTCCAAGTCAGAAGGCTTTTGGGGGCCTATAATAAGGATTAGACCTGGCAACCTTCCCTTATGGCACAATTAGGAGTTTTGCCTAATTGACGATGATAATTCAAAAACCCCTTCTTTTATCCATTTTTTGACTTCGATAGTATCAAATCGTCCATTTAAACAAGTAGAAAACAATTTAACCCGGTTTTGTACTTCCTCTAAAGTAATAGGAGGAAAATTGTTTGTCCTGACTTCAAAATTAACTCTGCCACCTTTATCATTGTAGCGCAGATTCCTTTTTATCTTATTAATGAGAGACAGGTAGCATGCCCACCAATATTTAATAGAAAATAAATTTCGACCTTTAATTTTCTTAGCGATTTGTTCTAATACGTCCACTATTTTTTCACTGGCGAAAGTCCCATCCATGCTTGTCACATGGTCCTTCTTAATTTTATTAAGGAATTCTTGAATACTTTTATCTTCATGCGTTGGTTGTTGACCCAAAAAAATTGCTTCTATGATTTTTTTTGTTTCTTCAAGGGTGACTGTTTTTAGACTTAAATTATTGGGTAAATGAGCATCATACTTTTCCGAAGAGATGGGGGAATAAGCAATAATTTCAGTTCCCAGTAAACTGGCTTCTAAAGCTGTTGTACAGCCATTATGAATCAAAACTTTACAAGCCTTAAGCCATGGTATCACATTCCCCTCTATCAAAACCGTCACATTCGGATAGGGTTTTACCAATTCTTGCCAAGGTTCAGGGTTTTCAGAAGGGTGTGGCCTTAAAATTATTTTACGATTTGGGAAATTTGCTGCTAAAAATACGAGCAACTTTTTAAAATGGTCAAACATGGCATGGCGATGAACAGCCAGTTCTGGGTTATAAACTTCTCGCGCTTTCTCAAAGGCTGGCAATCCTTCTGAAGGATGGGGCAGCTGCGTAAAATTTTTAAGAAATCCGTTAACCATCGCAAAATTGCTGTTGATTAAAATGTAATCTCCGTATTGCCTCTTTAGGGAATTAACTTTTTTTTCAAAGAAAAATCCAAGTTCTTGACGTAATAAATCCCCTCTCGGATTTCCCGTAATATGAATAGGGGTATGGGTATAATTTGCTTGGTTAATGACAGAAGCATTGTCACTACCCCAAGCAAAAATAGCTTCAAGCAGTGCCAGAGTATCAGAAGATATCCGGCGTTTCAAATATATCTCAGGAGAAAAATATACGAGTCCCTCTTCATCCCAACCTGCAACAGGGTTATGTAATTTTTTATTTAATTTATAAACTTTCGATCCATTGGAACGGAGTGCTTTACCTATGTATATTGCTGGGGGTAAAAGGACGGTCTGTTTATTTATTTCATACTTACTGCCTATAAAGACTTTAAAACCTTTTTCTGCAGCGAAACAGGAAAGAAGTAGTTTAGCGTCAAACTCCCTAACCTGGATTTCAACGGGAATCACTAAATTTTTGAGAACACGTTTCTTGAATAGCATTATAAAAATCCAATTTAACCCTAAAATATCGTTTTTGAAACAAGCGAAAAATTAATAAAGGCAGCCTATTTCAGTTCAAGGTACTAATTACCAGCTTATATTCAAATTAACTAAAAGAGGCAACTATTTATTATTTTTTTGATATAGGGTGGGTTTTAAAAAATTTGGTCTAGTATCCCCTAATCTATGCCAGCCCCAAAATCTAAAACTAACCTCATAAAGACTCTCATGTGTCTTAGGATGATAATTTAAAAACCCCTGGTTTAATCGAATCTTCCGCTTTGATATGATCAAATTTTCCATTTAAGCATTCTGAAAAAAGCCTGATTCTACGGTTCACTTCTTGAACTGATATTTCCGGAAAATTGGTTGCTCTAACTTTTCTATCTAAATCATCATCTTCTTCGCGATGTTTTTTATTTTGATTATTTCTAGTTTTTATAGCTCTAATTTTCGCCTTGATGTAGTTCCAAGATAGATGCCGTTTCTGAATATTTTTTGACAGAATTTCAAGCAATTCCACAATTTTCTCGCTGGCAAATCTGTTTTCTACATTCGCCATATGATCATTTCGAAATATAGCACGAAATTCCCTCACGCGAGGGTCAGAATTAGTTAATTTCTTTCCTTCCAGCAGCTGCACCGCTAGTGCCTCCAATTGACTGAAATTGGTCGCTTGCAGGCTTAGATTATTAGGAAGTTGGGCATCAAAGCCCTCAGAGGCAATGGGACAATAAGCAATGATTTCAATTCCTAACATGCTTCCTTCCACAGCCGTCGTGCAACCATTATGGATTAAGAATTGGCAGGCTTTTAACCAGGGTAGCACATTACCGCTCCTGAGTACGATTATATTGTGAAAAACATTAGCGATTTCTTGCCAAGGCGCGTGATTTTCAGAAGGGTGAGGACGTAAAATGATTTTACGCGTTGGAAATTGTTCGCCTAAAAATTTCAGTAGATCCTTAAAATGCTGAAATAACGCCTGTCGATGCTTGGCTAAATCTGGCTCATTAAGCCTACGCACTATATCATTCTTGATGGTTACCTCAGCTAGTGAATAAGAGTGGACAAACTGTCTCCTAACCTTATTAATCATAGCAAAATTACTATTAATTAAAATAAAATCGCCATATTGCCTTTTAAGCTCATCGGTCTCTTTTTCAAAAAAATGTGAAAATTCGGGCCGCAGCAAATCGCCGCGCGGATTGCCTGTTACGTAAATCGGAATTTTCTGATGATTGACTGAATTGATTAAAGATGCATTATCTTGCCCCCAAGCAAACACCCCATCCAATAAGGCTAAGGTTTCAGGAACAATCCGGCGTTTTAAGTAAATTTCCGGCGAATAGTAAACCAAACCTTCTTCATCCCAAGCCACCACCGGGTTCAAAAATCTTTTGTTTAATTTATAGATAGAGGATGACCTGAGGGCTTTGCCAAGATAAATCGCTGGCGGCAACA encodes the following:
- a CDS encoding nitronate monooxygenase, whose product is MKALNPVIISGKEVLPLIEGGKGISVSNGESSGAWAASGGVGTFSGVNADSYDEKGQLIPQIYHGKTRRERHEELIGFAIKGGIQQARVAHEMGGGNGRIHMNVLWEMAAAEKILHGVLDGAKGLIHGVTCGAGMPYKIAEICSGYGVYYYPIISSARAFRALWKRAYHKFRDKLGAVVYEDPWLAGGHNGLSNNEDPLKPQDPYPRVVELRRLMREECGLGDTVIVMAGGVWCLREWGKWIDNPDLGPIAFQFGTRPLLTVESPISEAWKHRLLHLKKGDIFLNRFSPTGFYSSAVINPFLEDLQARSERQIAYSLDPVGEHQTAFAIGVRGRIVYVTGPDKKRAEAWISEGHAEVLRTPDSTLVFVTPAKANEIRTDQINCMGCLSACAFSNWAQNEEGTTGKKADPRSFCIQKTLQEISHSNDIENQLMFAGHNAYRFAGDPFYKNGFIPTVKQLVERLLTGE